A segment of the Oceanispirochaeta sp. genome:
GAGCTCACAGATTGCCTGGGGACATGATAATGACCTGAGCTTCAGAATCTATGGGACAGAAGGCGCAATTTCCTGGCGTCAGGAAAATCCGAATTACCTGAGAATTGCCAAAAAGGGAGAGCATGTCAAGATAGCCTCCCGTGGGCGTGATGACTTTTATAATCATCCCGGCTCTTATGTTCGACTCCCCTCGGGACATCCGGAGGGTTACTTCGAGGCTTTTGCCAACCTCTATTCCACCTATATTGACGCCCTTTCAATGAAAAAGAATGGCACCACTCCCCAAGGCGACCAACTGGATTTCCCCACAGCTCTTGATGGAGCCAAGGGAGTCAGATTTATTGAAAAGTGCGTTGAGAGCTCGGAAAAAAAATCAGCCTGGGTAAAATTCCAGGAAAAAAAGGAGAGATAAAATGGGAAGACCTGTAACAATTTTTACCGGACAGTGGGCGGATATTCCATTCAAAGAACTCTGTGTCCTGATCAAAAAAATAGGATACGACGGTCTGGAGATTGCCTGTTGGGGTGATCATATGGATGTACGCAAAGCATCCTCTGAAAAGGCTTATGTAAATGAAAAGCTGGAAACCCTCAGGAATAGTCATCTCAGCTGCACTGCCTTGGGAGCACATCTGGCGGGACAATGCGTAGGTGACTTTAATGACCCCCGGCTGGACGGTTTTGCACCGGCACAATATCAGGGCAAACCGGATGAGATCCGAAAATGGGGGATCGAAGAAATGATCCATACAGCACGAGCAGCCGCCGCTATGGGTTGCAGTGTGGTGACCGGTTTTATGGGATCTCCCATATGGAAGTATTTTTACTCTTTTCCACAGAATTCGGATGAGATGATTGAAGAGGGATATCAGACCATAAAGAACCTCTGGTCTCCTATTTTTGATGAGTTTGACAAACTGGGAGTTAGATTTGCTCTGGAAGTACACCCTTCAGAAATCGCTTACGATT
Coding sequences within it:
- a CDS encoding sugar phosphate isomerase/epimerase, with protein sequence MGRPVTIFTGQWADIPFKELCVLIKKIGYDGLEIACWGDHMDVRKASSEKAYVNEKLETLRNSHLSCTALGAHLAGQCVGDFNDPRLDGFAPAQYQGKPDEIRKWGIEEMIHTARAAAAMGCSVVTGFMGSPIWKYFYSFPQNSDEMIEEGYQTIKNLWSPIFDEFDKLGVRFALEVHPSEIAYDYWSTKKLFDVFENRPTLGLNFDPSHLIWQGVTPHLFLRDFADKVYHVHMKDASVTLDGRSGILGSHLPFGDSRRGWNFRSIGHGQVDFGSIIRELNDAGYTGPLSVEWEDNGMEREFGAAESLEYVRKMNFSPSTVDFDGAMEN